Part of the Pseudomonas abietaniphila genome is shown below.
GACGGACGATTACCCCAGCCTGCGTCTGGCCAACCCCATGCAGGTGCAGAACCACGCGTCGGTGGACCTTTACGTCGATGAAGTGCTGCGTCATGCCAAGGTCATTCTCATTTCCTTGCACGGCGGCATTGGTTACTGGCGTTACGGCGTTGAACGACTGGTGGAGTTGGCAGCCAAGGGTGTGAAGCTGATTCTGGTGCCGGGCGACGATCGTCCCGATCCGGAACTCAGTGACCTGAGCACCGAGCCTGCCGAAGACCGTGACCGGCTCTGGCATTACTTGCGCCAGGGTGGCAAACAGAATGCGCTGGAGCTGTTCCGGTGCATCGCCAGTCGTTGGCTGGCTCGCGATTATTCCTGGGCCGAACCGCAGACGCTGCCGCGCACGGCGATTTATCACCCGGCCAAGGCCCATGCCGGTATTGCTGAGTGGCAGGCCGACTGGCGTATGGGTCATCCGGTGGCGGCTGTCCTGTTCTATCGCTCGCACCTGCAAGCGGCCAACACCGGTTTCATTGATGTCTTCTGCGAACGGTTGTTGGCGCAAGGCTTGAACCCGTTACCCATCGCCGTCGCCAGCCTGAAAGAGCCGGCGTGCCTGGCCGCCGTGCAGGACTGGCTGGACGAGACGGCGTGCGAGGTCATCCTCAACACCACCGGTTTTGCCCAGTCGAGCCCGGAGGCGCCGCATTTGCGCCCGTTCCGGCGCAATATTCCAGTCATTCAGGCGATCTGCGCGCAGGACAACGAGCCGGCCTGGCAGGCCAGTGAGCAGGGGCTTGGCTCCCGTGATCTGGCGATGCACATCGCGCTGCCGGAACTGGACGGACGCATCATCAGCCGTCCGATCAGCTTCAAGGGCCTGGCCTGGTACAGCGAGCGCAGTCAGTCCGACGTCGTCTGTTATCGCGCGCAACCGGGGCGCATGGACTTCGTCGCCGAGCTGGCACGGCGCTGGGTGTTGCTGGCACGCACCCCCAATGCTGACAAGCGCGTGGCGCTGATTCTGGCGAATTACCCGACCCGGGATGGCCGCATCGGTAACGGCGTGGGGCTGGATACGCCTGCAGCGGCGCTGAATATCCTCACCGCGATGCAGCGCGAAGGCTATCCCGTCGAAGGGCTGCCAGACAGTGGCACGGCCTTGATTCACGCCTTGCTCGGCGGCGTGACCAACGACCCGGACGGTCTCGATCAGCGGCCTTGCCATCAGAGCATGGCCATGGACGAGTATCTGGCCGCGTTTCAAGGGTTGCCCGAGGCCAATCGCACAGCGGTGATCGAGCGTTGGGGCCAGCCCGCGCAGGATCCGATGTGCCGCAACGGCCGGATGATGATCGCCGGGCTGCGCTTCGGCATGACCTTCGTGGGCATTCAACCGGCACGGGGTTACAACCTCGATCACAGCGCGGTGTACCACGATCCGGATCTCGTGCCGCCTCATGGCTATCTGGCGTTCTACTTCTGGCTGCGCAAAAGCTACGGCGCGCACGCCGTGATTCACGTGGGCAAGCACGGCAATCTGGAGTGGTTGCCCGGTAAGGGCGTCGGACTGTCAGAACACTGCTGGCCGGACGCGATTCTGGGCGCCATGCCGAACATCTACCCGTTCATCGTCAATGACCCGGGCGAGGGCGCTCAGGCCAAGCGACGTACCCAGGCCGTGATCATCGATCACCTGATGCCGCCGCTGACCCGTGCAGAAACCTATGGGCCGCTGCGCAATCTGGAACTGCTCGCCGACGAATATTACGAAGCCCAGTTGCTCGACCCGCGACGGGCACGCGAGCTGCAGAAAGACATTCTCCGTCTGGTCCGCGAAACCCACATTGATCGCGAACTGGCCCTGGAAGAACACCTCGACAGCGATGCCGACGCGGCAGTCTGGTTGCCACGGCTGGATACTTATTTGTGCGACTTGAAGGAGTCGCAGATTCGCGATGGTTTGCACGTGTTCGGCGAGTCGCCCAGCGGACGGCTGCGCATCGATACCTTGCTGGCGATCCTGCGCGTGCCCCGTGGTGATGGTCGTGGTGCGCAGGCGAGTCTCTTGCGCGCCTTGAGCAAGGCCATGGCCCTGGATTTCGACCCGTTGGACTGTGTGCTCGGCGAGCCATGGACCGGACCACAACCTCATGTACTGCATGAAGTGAGCACCGATCCGTGGCGTACGGTCGGCGATACGCGCGAGCGGCTGGAGCTGTACGCCGCCCGATTGATCGAGCAGATTGTCGTT
Proteins encoded:
- the cobN gene encoding cobaltochelatase subunit CobN, translating into MHLLRTQPGGFVPDDSIADLGQTPAELVILCSGDSQLALLAETAQQLTDDYPSLRLANPMQVQNHASVDLYVDEVLRHAKVILISLHGGIGYWRYGVERLVELAAKGVKLILVPGDDRPDPELSDLSTEPAEDRDRLWHYLRQGGKQNALELFRCIASRWLARDYSWAEPQTLPRTAIYHPAKAHAGIAEWQADWRMGHPVAAVLFYRSHLQAANTGFIDVFCERLLAQGLNPLPIAVASLKEPACLAAVQDWLDETACEVILNTTGFAQSSPEAPHLRPFRRNIPVIQAICAQDNEPAWQASEQGLGSRDLAMHIALPELDGRIISRPISFKGLAWYSERSQSDVVCYRAQPGRMDFVAELARRWVLLARTPNADKRVALILANYPTRDGRIGNGVGLDTPAAALNILTAMQREGYPVEGLPDSGTALIHALLGGVTNDPDGLDQRPCHQSMAMDEYLAAFQGLPEANRTAVIERWGQPAQDPMCRNGRMMIAGLRFGMTFVGIQPARGYNLDHSAVYHDPDLVPPHGYLAFYFWLRKSYGAHAVIHVGKHGNLEWLPGKGVGLSEHCWPDAILGAMPNIYPFIVNDPGEGAQAKRRTQAVIIDHLMPPLTRAETYGPLRNLELLADEYYEAQLLDPRRARELQKDILRLVRETHIDRELALEEHLDSDADAAVWLPRLDTYLCDLKESQIRDGLHVFGESPSGRLRIDTLLAILRVPRGDGRGAQASLLRALSKAMALDFDPLDCVLGEPWTGPQPHVLHEVSTDPWRTVGDTRERLELYAARLIEQIVVGSESTNTLENNELAEVVNAVKEVVAPRLDACGPAEMRGLLDALSGRFVPAGPSGAPSRGRLDVLPTGRNFFSVDVRNLPTMTAWRIGFQSANLLLERHLQDQGDYLRQLGLSVWGTATMRTGGDDIAQAMALMGVRPVWATGSQRVDDFEILPLSLLDRPRVDVTLRVSGFFRDAFANLIRLFDAAVQAVAALDEPDDMNPLAARVRQERAQLKRDGLSDEQAAKQAGWRIFGAKPGAYGAGVQNAIDGRLWQTREDLAEVYLNWGGYAYGAADEGTPARADFAKRLSQVQAVVQNQDNREHDLLDSNDYYQFQGGMLAAVESLSGDKVASYHGDHSQPDLPKIRTLKEELNRVVRSRAANPKWIEGVKRHGYKGAFEMAATVDFLFAFDATTELIDDHQYALLADAYLLDPSTREFIQQHNPDALRDMTERMLEAQQRGLWEAPGAYREALENLLLDIEES